One genomic region from Desulfurispira natronophila encodes:
- a CDS encoding helix-turn-helix domain-containing protein — protein MSRRSIPVNEISEVLYQWQQGMSKSAISRSLGVSRPTVRRYISEAMQLGLGTDSSPSEVASISVQL, from the coding sequence ATGAGTCGCAGGAGTATCCCCGTGAACGAGATCAGCGAAGTTCTTTACCAATGGCAACAGGGTATGAGTAAATCTGCTATATCGCGCAGCCTTGGGGTGAGTCGCCCCACGGTTCGCCGTTATATCAGTGAAGCGATGCAGTTGGGTTTAGGCACCGACAGCAGCCCCAGTGAAGTTGCCTCCATATCCGTGCAGTTGCA